One stretch of Harmonia axyridis chromosome 1, icHarAxyr1.1, whole genome shotgun sequence DNA includes these proteins:
- the LOC123688778 gene encoding tigger transposable element-derived protein 4-like, whose product MFGVGEMSKPRKLKSLTIGKKLEILKKVENRVNRKIICQEYDIPKSTLCTIIKNKDTIAKFGAEVNNPCVVKRNKPKKKVNTALIKWFEASRKANLPISGPILQQKALDFSRKLGDENFKASSGWLEKFKKRHGVLQKKACGESAAVNQEECDNWIRDVLPTILAPYEADDIFNADETGLFFKCLPDKTLTFKNEKCYGGKLSKERVTLLLAANMSGSEKLKPVIIGKSAKPRCFAGVKCLPLTYYSNKKAWMTSEIFEKWLLNLDKHFQLQNRRVLLLIDNCPAHPNIDHRLKAIKLIFFPPNTTSKLQPLDQGIIKSFKFHYKRRILQTVLDGFESNGTIPKIDLLDCIHTSAAVWRVDLTQETIQNCFRKAGFGTHNFYDYEDELPLSELKKIMTSEQKVALDLQESVFKCLEVLNADDKVSLEEYINVDVDLITSENPSEDEILEYVNNKQEDLENFSETIPEDDDEDDSVGAARQKPSDAEVAKAIETIRLAFSMNEAATDDDLTLIFEISKKFEAYRLNNKTFRQTLITDFF is encoded by the exons atgtttggaGTTGGTGAGATGTCGAAGCCGCGTAAACTGAAGTCTTTAACGATCGGAAAGaagttagaaattttaaaaaaagtggaaaatcgTGTCAACAGAAAAATCATTTGCCAAGAATATGATATTCCGAAAAGTACATTATGcactataataaaaaacaaagatacAATAGCTAAGTTTGGTGCAGAAGTGAATAACCCTTGTGTAGTGAAGCGAAATAAGCCTAAGAAGAAAGTGAACACTGCATTGATCAAGTGGTTCGAAGCTTCAAGAAAAGCAAATTTGCCAATCTCAGGGCCCATTTTGCAACAGAAGGCATtagatttttccagaaaattgggagatgaaaatttcaaggctaGCTCGGGATggcttgaaaaattcaaaaaaag ACATGGTGTATTGCAAAAAAAAGCGTGTGGGGAAAGTGCTGCTGTTAATCAAGAAGAGTGTGATAACTGGATTCGAGATGTTCTTCCTACAATTTTAGCTCCTTACGAAGCTGACGATATTTTCAACGCAGATGAGACTGGGTTGTTCTTCAAATGCTTACCAGATAAAACCTTaactttcaaaaatgaaaaatgttacggaggcaaattatccaaggaaaggGTGACTCTTTTATTAGCAGCAAATATGAGTGGCAGTGAGAAATTGAAACCTGTAATAATAGGGAAAAGCGCAAAGCCACGATGTTTCGCAGGAGTGAAATGTTTACCCCTTACTTATTACAGTAACAAAAAGGCCTGGATGACGAGTGAGATATTTGAAAAGTGGTTGTTGAATCTAGACAAACATTTCCAACTTCAAAATCGTAGAGTTCTATTACTGATTGACAACTGCCCTGCTCATCCAAATATCGATCATCGATTGAAGGCaataaagttgattttttttccacccAATACGACATCAAAATTACAGCCTCTTGATCAGGGAATTataaaaagtttcaaatttcattataaacgcAGGATCTTACAAACAGTACTAGATGGATTTGAGTCCAATGGCACTATCCCCAAAATTGATCTCTTGGATTGCATTCATACGTCGGCGGCAGTGTGGAGAGTAGATTTAACCCAGGAGACTATTCAAAACTGCTTCAGAAAGGCTGGTTTTGGGACACATAACTTCTATGACTATGAAGACGAACTGCCGctatcagaattgaaaaaaattatgaccagTGAACAAAAGGTAGCTTTAGATCTCCAAGAGTCTGTTTTTAAATGTTTGGAGGTATTGAATGCTGATGATAAGGTTTCTTTGGAGGAATATATAAATGTGGACGTGGATCTTATAACAAGTGAAAATCCTTCAGAGGATGAGATCTTGGAATATGTGAACAATAAACAAgaagacttggaaaatttttcagagacCATACCTGAAGATGACGATGAAGATGACAGTGTAGGAGCTGCAAGACAAAAGCCTTCTGACGCTGAAGTTGCTAAAGCAATTGAAACCATTCGGCTTGCGTTTTCAATGAATGAGGCTGCAACTGATGACGATTTAACTCTCATATTCGAAATAAGCAAGAAATTTGAAGCCTATCgtctaaacaataaaacatttagGCAAACTTtaataactgattttttttaa